Genomic DNA from Pygocentrus nattereri isolate fPygNat1 chromosome 11, fPygNat1.pri, whole genome shotgun sequence:
GACAACACTAAAGCATGCAGCGCAGTGAGGACACGGGCCCAGCACTGGGAAACTGGGTGATTCCTTTTGGTTGGAGAGCCATTCAGCCTCTCTTACTCTTAAACCTCTAGCGTTTTAAATCCTTTTCCATTAAATCTGGGAACGCATGCATTAAACCACTCAGTAACCTGCTAACCCGTCTCAGGGACAGTCTCATTTTTACAGGGTAGATTTGCTTGATTAGGTCCACATTTTGGCAAATACACTGTTAGTAATGAAGgttcagtgtaaatgttccctcaaaggttctccagtgggtttaaggtctgcttgtgaagcttaaatcagctTCTCCAGGTCAAAAGTTGATATTTGTTCCTTtgcataaccaaatgttttaaaacagagcagtagaataaaagtctggaggcgaggcaggggctgtggagtcagtgcagcttagaacagatcatctcagtgtattatggttcagttatgttccctgactgaaggtactgcgATGGAGCCTCGAGGATCTCAACCCCAGTGACAAGACATTTTTCCTGAGAATGGACATGCTGACTAGCATCCATGCCCCAGATAGAAAACACATATCGGCCTGCTTGACAAAGTCGGCGCTCCACTGACTGTGTGCCACTGTTGGTCCATCCTTGGACCACCCAGACTACTGTCCTGCACACAAAGTCCcctcaaacagattttcaatacacacagacttttattttggaaaataacaATTATTACAAACAGCTTAGAGTAAAAATGCCTGAAGTAAAACAATGTTGAACCTGTCGCTGATGCTgtgttatattacattttttttactaaactaatttacaaaggatGACGAGCGATAAAGAAAGGAAGGGAAATCAGTAAATTGGGctgtgagtgaaaataagtgatgAAAATTGACAATTTGTCCGACACTCTGCTTAACTACCAGTGGGCCGCCCGGAAAACACTGTGTGAAAAGCCGGTGGGTCGCCAGCTTTGACTTCAGAGGGATGACAGTGATCACTTATTCTTTTGCCATCTTTGTGCTGATGTGGTGGGAACGTTAAACGTTCTTAAATGAATCATTTAGTTTCGATCTAAAATTTCAACAAAAGGGCCGAACATAAAACAGAGAACACCTACTTCTCTTCCCCTGATATTCATAACAGAAGTTCCTGTTGAACATGTGATTTTTGGAAGGTTCCGGATATTTCACAGCTGTGAATGTGTTCAGGCAACAGGACTGAGTGAATTTTGAGGGActaaatgaacatttttcataACCTGTAGTGGGTGACTTATGTCCCAGAACGTTTCAAGTGTGAGATGTTACATAGATTCACACACTAATGCAAGAAAATACTACATATTTCAGGGTAAGGAGCAGTAATAACGAGCTGGAACAGGTAAATAGAACATTTTGTAAGTACTGATTAGTGTTATGTGTCTTGATTGGTTGCTTATGGGTTGGTTGTGAAGCACTTTATCTGTGTTTGAAATGTCTTTTATTAGTTTTACTATGAGTTGGGACACAAATGTGGTAATGGAGAAGTATACTATGAATTGGGAGACATGTCACAGGGATAGAATTCGGTGTGTAATAgaacatgaaacaaaaacatgtaaagaatttccacagcagaacagaaactgaaactgaaactgaaactggagcTCACTGTGGTAGAACTGGGAAGTTAAAAGACATGACACAAGCAGTTAGAGGAAAGCGGTTTTGttgatcttattttaaaatatgaacatataaaacagtgaaaagctGAAGGTAGATTATTATGATTTGCATTTGTATTTCTTTCACATTAAGTGAATTATATGCTAATGATGTTTATGGATGTTTCTAGAGGTCAATAGGAACATCCAACAGTGATAAAGTAAGTAAATATAAAGACAGTAAATCATGCAGTAAATCATGTTCAGTCGAATCTGAACATATTCAAAATTAGGGGCCCTATTTTTGTACAGGCATAGTTTAGTGGTACAATGCCAGTATATTACCAATTTAGTTTGGTGCAAGCAAATTTTTCTTGATTTAGACCCTAAAAGTAGAAGTTTTAACGTAATCTTGGTCTTTCTCAGGATGTGTCTGTACCCCATCATGTGGCTCTGGCTCATCTCCTATGCTGGTGAGTCAACCTGCTCTGTATGTAGCCTGCACATTTACAGTTGTCCTGACTTGCTTGTAGTAAATATATGGCCCACAGAGTTCCTTTCAGCAGTGGTTCTCACTCCAGTTCTCAGGGACCCCAAACAATCCAGATTTCTTTGCTCCATCCAAACTCATGATGAGCCAAATCTAGACTGCCTGGGGTTCCTTAAGATCCAGTTTAAGGACCATTACTCTGTAGAACTCCAGTGGAATGTTTTAGTCCATCCATTTACCCAGCATAAGAACTGAGGTTTGTTAGACTCTATTCCTCTTTCTGGATCCTTTTTGGTAATAAAACTCCAAAGTAAAAGGAGGGAGCAGCAGTACAGCAGTCCAGGAGCAACAGAATGAAATTCAACCCAAATTCAAATCTACAATTTCAATTAGGTAAACTGGATGGAGCAAATATAGCTAGTTACTATCAATCTCAGCCTGTTAGCCTATCTAAATGTCTGATGTGGATTGTTAACTgttctttttcctcctacagGCTCATCTCCAGTCTCCTCAGTTGTTCACACATGGTCAGGAGTTGGACTTCAGGCTATCCTGCCCTGTACATGGAAGTCACGTGTGGGAGCTTCATCCCAGTTACCGTACATCCAGTGGGAAACTGTGACCGACACCGTGTTTGAACGGATCGGAGAGCGGAGCTTTCAGGGTGAAGCCTTTAGGAATCGGGTGGATGTCCCCATGGAGATGCTAGAAGAAGGAAACTGCTCCCTGTTTTTCACAGATGTCCAGTTCGGTGACGCTGGTATTTATGAGAGCTATCTGGTGGTTGGTCAGACAAGGATCAAAAAAAGGATTTTCCTCCAGAGCGTCCAGCTTTTAGTGTTTGGTGAGGACttgttttgtcttattttaGGCGCAGGTCAATATGCACAATCATATACAAATGTTTGGGCCCCAGCAGAGGTCACCAATCCAGCTCCTGAAGATCTACCTTCTAACCTAATTATCAGAGTTGAAGCAGACTCAGCTATTCTTTGAATGCCAGTCCATCCAAAAACTATTGGTGCCAAATTAAGAAAGTTGTTGCTGGTCATTCAAGATATGGCAACCTAGTGAATCCCCCTCTATATTAATGTAAGGTATATAAGATATAAGGACATTGCTGACTGGTAAAATAAGACATTTGTACCTATAGCTATGTAGTACAAGCTGGATGTAGTTGAACATATGTACTAAAGTAATCATAGAGTTGCCACTATCCAGCCTCTCAGTGTCCAGAAAATGTAATATAGAGGTCTGGGTAGGCATTCAAATTGAAGCCTGAACCTGATCTGCAGCTGCAATTTTAGACACGACCCACTTAGGACTGACTGATACTACTTAATTTGACTGGTACCGCTAAGTTTGAGACCTGACCCAATCAGGCCCACCTGACCTGAGCAGGCATGACTAGTATTGCTAATGATAACTGATACAGATAAGAGACACATTTTGAGATCTGACCCCAACAGGCCCAGCAGGCATTGATAAATTTAACTGGTTCTATTAAATTTGAGACCTAAGTGGCGCAGGCCCAACTTGTACTGCTAAATATGACTTTTACTGATAAATTTGAGACCTAACTGGACCAGGTCGAGCTCATATTGATACATTTAACGGGCACAGCTAAATTAACACACTTTATCTGGACCAACTGGCAGACTGTGTAAAAAATTAAGGCTACTTACTTCACAGCTTTTTGAGTTACTTCTACCAGAACTCCTGTTCCCTCAACTTCAGTTCACTCAAAGAAGATATGAATTACGTTGGCTTGACctaacctttattttgactagATCTCTAGTATAATATAATGGATGTTAAAAACTCTTTGGTGGGCCCAAACTCTCCATCTTCATATCTGATATCTAAATACCTTACGTATTAGTTTTATAACAATTACTGGTTAAATAATGTTGAGATTAAGAACTCTGTACTAAGCCTGGCATTCAAGCAGTTAAACAGTAAGAGTACCAGCCTTTCAGGTCATCTGTTGTAACTGAGGTAAATTCatcctccttctctctgcaCAGATCATAAGCTTAGGTCTTCAGTGGAGAGTGGAAAAGACCTGTACTTGGAAACATACACGAGCCATGCTGAGACGCTGGTGTTCGAGAGCAGCGAGGGCTATGGGTGGATCGAGTTGTGGCAGCGAAgtaaagagagaaacaagaatGGTACATCCCGAGTGGAGGAGGTCGAGGGGAAGCTGGTGGTCAGGAGCGTCAGCGCCAGTGACAGCGGGATCTACAAGGTGCTGGATGCTGATGGGCTAGCACTGAGCACAGTGAGGGTCTCAGTCACAGGTAAAGCCTTAGAGAATATTGTACGTATTGCATTGTAAGACGAATTATCATAAGGTGGTAGACTTCAATTTGAACCACTTCTCAAGTTGTTAGGCCTTATCAAAGAAATATACTGCAATATGTTGCAACTCTAAATCGAATTGCAATAATTTTGCAGTACATTACTGTATACAAAGGTTctgatttacatttaattaaaattgaaGCATTTTGTCAACTTTAACTTAACTAGAATCTCTATTTTtaagtatttctttttttttgtagatcCTGCCCCAACCAAAGCAACAGTTGTGTTTGAAAAGCAGAGCACTTTCAGTAAGTAACAgtataaaagtagataaaatcTACACATCTTCAAAATAGTCACATTTCTACTACTCATACACGAAGTTATATAATAATTGTTCAGGTACAAAAACAATGTTGCTGCTTATCACTAtgaaataatgtcaaaaacatattttccacTGTtgcacaaacatttttaatcacCATAAGCTTTTTATATCACCAATCCTGTCATGTTCCAGAaggattttaaaagaaaactaaacactcaccacagaaacagcccaaaatgtttggttccattcacttacattacaATTGTATATACAATTACTGTATAGCTTTAGGGTAACAAAAGGTCATCATTTAGGGACGCCTGTCTCGGGCGGTTTTTATACAGAGCCAAAGCCCAGTTTAGGGATTTCACAGATCTACCACTCTTTAATTAAGATCTGAATGAGGAAATCTAGAGCTGGAGAACTATGAACTCTGCAGCACTAAGGCTCTTCATGAGGCTCTCAGTTTCATTAATGTAAACATGGTTTCCAGAATCCGCTGTTCCAGTTTCCGCTGAACATCTTACAAAGCcagtttatgtttttaattaaaattttttatgGTCTCCTCTGTGAACCTCCAAAGTTCCTTTGTATTATTGAAACTTTTAATCTGTTAGTCCAAGTGTTGCTACCAGGTAGCCTGAACTGAACTAACAATGAGTACATTTACATGAACTTAATAATCCAATTACTCcagaaaatcagactttgtCAGTACTCCAATCAACTCATTTACATGCGCTTGAGTAGTctgataatggggaaactccaggtcgacatgagtcagacagtaatcagatttctgctttacaaccagccgataaactcacagaagatgagacgtaaatgtaaaactcacacttcatcctgcagcatcgcgccactttacctgaaaatatgaacgtgCATCATCTAGAAGCTGAAGAACATTGAAATCTTTCATTTTGTcgagcatgtatttggtttctttttgatttctcagtctgagcatgtgtgaaaactgaTGGCGGTACCGGAAATTAGTGAgcaaaggctagaaaagtttaGAAATTAAATCATTATCTATAGTTCATTgtttataggtccaggtccaaaTAGGACAGTATCCGGGTCTGGACTCGGACCACGGTCTGCCTATTTGTGACCTCTGGACTACAGTATGAAGAATGTTTAagtccttcatctctctctctctctctctctctatctctctgtaggCAGTGTCAGTCTGAACAGTCCATCTCTCTGTGTTACTGCTTCCCTGCTGCTCTCCGCTCTCATCCTGAATCTCCTCTGAGGCAGAGCTGCAGTCTCATTCGACTGATAATGCAGCTCTGCCTGGCCGTGTGACGGTGGGTGGAGCTGATcgactgctgatgaaaatcagaACGAGTGGTTGAGGCAGTGGCTCAGTGGGACGGGGCTCCACGCCCTGAACCCCAGGGTTAGCGGTGCCAATACCAACTAAGGTACCAGGAGCATTGAGTAGTAGAGAGTCGCCGAGTCAAACGTCCActgcctttgtgctcttgagcaaAGCACGTAACCCTTATTTGCTCCAGGGGTCCCAATATGGACCCTGTCTAATCAAGCATGTGGCTAACTATCATACTAGCTTTTGTTTGGTTTCTGTGGGGTTTATTTCATGAAAAGCTGTAATTGTAGCATTTTCTTAAACATGTACCTGCTAGACCTGCACAGATGGTGAGTTACTgatgtttgggtggtggaccactcaACCTAGCAATGATAACGactgaaaactccagcagcaccgctgtgccTGATACACACAACCACCAGCTCAACATTTGCATTCTTTAACAGTAAATTAACTCAAATAAGTTCAAGTCAGCACTGGGGATGTGCATGGATACCCAGCTTACTGTGCCAATGTTTAAACTCTGAAGTCATTAGGCTGCCTCTTGAAAACCCTGAGAAAATATACAGGCCAACAATTCAGAGAAAtgctatttttttgttttaacaaaACTCTAAAGTGTGCTCATATTTTTCAGCATAAAATGCTGAACTTGGCTGCTAAAACAGACGTGTGCATTATGAAGGAAACATTGTTAAAGACGTGACCGAGAAGGCAGAGCTAGCACAGCTGTATTGCTAACTACTGGCTGACAGCCAGGTCCAGAAATGAAAATACACGTTTCTGACAAACTAGCATGCCTACGCATCGTCCACCGAGGAGAAAAGTCCTAATATAGAAGAAAACAAGTCCTTACCAGCATCTAGCATTGTTAGCTGTACTAGCAttggctcatctgaagaggcagcctctgttATGTATCCTTCATGAAGACCTACTGACTTCCCccagatattttcaaatctCTTTCACGTTTTCACTCTTATGTCATTCAAATTTACCCTAAATTGAGTCTCAACTTGATTGGGACTTACCACTAAAGCCACTGATAGTATACGAACAAAACCAAGATTTGAATAAAACCGTCCATTTTCTGCCCTGTGTTATTATAttctattatattattttatattatattattattattttatattattattctattctattattatattatattctgCCCTGTGTTATTAAATTCTattatatttgattatattattttatattatattattattattattatatattattattctattatattattctattatattatattctgCCCTGTGTTACTTATATTCTTGGTTTTGCTAGTTATGCACAGTCATTACTGTATTACTACTCTCCTCTGTCTGCAGTGAAGAGTTTAATACGACTTCAAATAATGAGACTTTCATTACAGAACAAACTTCAGTCTGACAGACAGAGTGAAGCGCTACATGCAGTAAACGTGGTGTTTTAATCAAAGAGGCAAAGCAACTTGAACCTGTTGCCTAGTTTGGATAGCAAGTATGCTAGCTAGCACAGTAGCTTGTTTAGCGGATGTCAGCTAATCTAGCTGAAGCTTTATTAAGTGACCGATCACGTTCCTTTTACATTTACTAAAACACCCTGACAGCAAGAGGATAGTAGACCCCTGTTGGCccgctgatggcaaagctggcggTGCGCTGTTTGGTGTTTTCTGGATGGCCCACCAATGTTTAAGCAGAGTAATAGACAAAATCccacttatttattattatcccGCTCCTTTTCTACTCATAGTCCAATTTACTTTACCAGCTTTCTTATACATTGCACATTAGTTTAGCAGATTATTTTCATCAGTAAAATAGTGTCAGCAATGTTGTCTATAAAACCATTCAGATCATGTCTCTGTTTCAGGAGATTGaactagttagagcttgtaggtaggacagtaatctgggtggtccgagggtggaccagcagtggcaaataGCCCGCCggccttatcaagccagtgggCCGATATATGCTCACTGTCTGCGAGCTTGATCTGCTACTGCGATAGCTAGATAGTATACTTGCTGTTCAAACCGTTTCAGGTTGTTTCTCTTTATACACTGCATTTCCTGTGTGTAGCACTTCAGTTCGGCCCTTCAGTCTTTTCCTGTAATGAAAAGCTGGTTATCTGAAGCTGATGGGTCTTCAGTAGAGGTATACTGTTGTACAAAGCAAAACCCAGAACAGCGTCATTTCATGCTACTGTCAGTTGGCTTGTGCTGGTCTtttgctggtttagctggttaACCAGTATGGTCATGCTGTGGTTGGCCAACAAACCAACTGCTACACTGATCTGTGCTGGTTTTCCTAGTCAGGGTGGCTGCAGTTGGTAACTAGATCAAACTACAGTTCTCAGTTAAAGAGACTCAGTTATTTCTGTATTTAGGTATTTAGTCTGTATTTAGTGTCTAATAAAAACTATGAGAAGAACTGTGGACAACATGCTGCACTCAGAGTGAAACAGTAGAGATTGCACAACCACAATATTATATCTGTTACAAGAGAAACTACATTCAGTTGATACCGTCTTATTGGACGTATAACTTACTAACATATCATAGTaacactttcacacagtgccATGCTACCTGCCACGTCAGGGTCACTGCAGTG
This window encodes:
- the lgals17 gene encoding galectin 17 encodes the protein METRSTSSWMCLYPIMWLWLISYAGSSPVSSVVHTWSGVGLQAILPCTWKSRVGASSQLPYIQWETVTDTVFERIGERSFQGEAFRNRVDVPMEMLEEGNCSLFFTDVQFGDAGIYESYLVVGQTRIKKRIFLQSVQLLVFDHKLRSSVESGKDLYLETYTSHAETLVFESSEGYGWIELWQRSKERNKNGTSRVEEVEGKLVVRSVSASDSGIYKVLDADGLALSTVRVSVTDPAPTKATVVFEKQSTFSSVSLNSPSLCVTASLLLSALILNLLCLAV